A single window of Streptomyces sp. NBC_00464 DNA harbors:
- a CDS encoding GNAT family N-acetyltransferase: MTEPGPVTRPPAPIRTERLVLRAPEARDRAAFIELHASPEVGAYVGGPRPRDELEREMPEVPGRRPGLFVVELDGAMIGQITLIKATGHLGRAAGRTELGYLFLPQAWGRGYAAEACAAALAWFAGASPGEPVVLATQTANLRSMRLAAKLGFTEAERFEEYGAEQWFGVRPPVAPSG, encoded by the coding sequence ATGACCGAACCAGGCCCCGTCACGCGGCCACCTGCGCCGATCAGGACCGAGCGGCTCGTGCTCCGCGCGCCCGAGGCCCGGGACCGGGCGGCGTTCATCGAGCTGCACGCCTCGCCGGAGGTGGGCGCCTACGTCGGTGGCCCCCGACCGCGTGACGAGCTGGAGCGTGAGATGCCCGAGGTGCCCGGCCGGCGTCCCGGCCTCTTCGTCGTCGAACTCGACGGAGCGATGATCGGCCAGATCACGCTCATCAAGGCAACAGGGCACCTGGGTCGGGCTGCCGGGAGAACGGAGCTCGGCTACCTGTTCCTGCCGCAGGCGTGGGGCCGCGGATATGCCGCCGAGGCGTGCGCAGCGGCACTCGCCTGGTTCGCCGGAGCTTCTCCCGGCGAACCAGTGGTGCTCGCCACCCAGACCGCCAACCTCCGGTCGATGCGACTCGCGGCGAAGCTGGGCTTCACCGAGGCGGAACGGTTCGAGGAGTACGGCGCCGAGCAGTGGTTCGGGGTACGGCCGCCGGTCGCACCATCCGGTTGA
- a CDS encoding amidohydrolase: MPRTPADLVLTGGPVHTTDAARTRATTVAVTGDRITAVGHDEVRELIGPRTEVVDLAGRLLLPGFQDAHIHPVTAGQELAQCDLTDVKGATATIAAVRGYADANPDREWITGGGWSMDAFDGGAPTRQQLDTAVPDRPAFLVNRDHHGAWVNSRALALAGIDRHTPDPADGRIERDDRGEPTGLLQEGAMDLVARHTPRSTAADRLAGLLRAQRLLHAYGITAWQDAIVGTYGSMDDVADAYLTADRDGSLTARVTGALWWDREHGSEQIPGLVARREELNGRNFRAGTVKIMQDGVAETGTAALLAPYLDACGCATANSGTSFVDPVELRRYVTELDALGFQTHFHALGDRAVREALDAVEAARTANGHTDTRPHLAHLQIVHPDDIPRFRALGATANIQPLWAAHEPQMDELTIPFLGGERAALQYPFAALLRSGATVAAGSDWPVSSADPLHGIHTAVNRVAPGGDSPVFLPEQRITLTEALAAYTAGSAYVNHLDDTGSIRAGALADLVVLDRDLYAAPPEEIAEARVLATYVGGRRVYGD, from the coding sequence ATGCCCCGCACCCCCGCCGACCTCGTCCTCACCGGCGGCCCCGTCCACACGACGGACGCCGCCCGCACCCGCGCCACCACGGTCGCCGTCACCGGCGACCGCATCACCGCCGTCGGCCACGACGAGGTACGCGAACTCATCGGCCCGCGCACCGAGGTGGTGGACCTCGCCGGACGGCTCCTGCTCCCCGGCTTCCAGGACGCCCACATCCACCCGGTCACCGCCGGGCAGGAACTCGCGCAGTGCGACCTCACGGACGTCAAGGGCGCCACCGCCACCATCGCCGCCGTACGCGGCTACGCCGACGCCAACCCGGACCGGGAGTGGATCACCGGCGGCGGCTGGTCCATGGACGCCTTCGACGGCGGCGCCCCCACCCGGCAGCAGCTCGACACCGCCGTCCCGGACCGCCCCGCCTTCCTGGTCAACCGCGACCACCACGGCGCCTGGGTCAACAGCAGGGCCCTCGCCCTCGCCGGGATCGACCGCCACACCCCCGACCCGGCCGACGGCCGCATCGAGCGCGACGACCGGGGCGAACCCACCGGACTCCTCCAGGAGGGCGCCATGGACCTGGTCGCCCGCCACACCCCTCGCTCCACCGCCGCCGACCGCCTCGCCGGACTGCTCCGCGCCCAGCGTCTGCTCCACGCGTACGGCATCACCGCCTGGCAGGACGCCATCGTCGGCACCTACGGCTCAATGGACGACGTGGCCGACGCCTACCTCACGGCGGACCGCGACGGCTCGCTCACCGCCCGCGTCACCGGAGCCCTGTGGTGGGACCGCGAACACGGCAGCGAGCAGATCCCCGGACTCGTCGCCAGGCGCGAGGAGTTGAACGGCCGGAACTTCCGCGCCGGAACGGTGAAGATCATGCAGGACGGAGTCGCCGAGACCGGCACCGCCGCCCTCCTCGCCCCGTACCTCGACGCCTGCGGCTGCGCCACCGCCAACAGCGGCACCAGCTTCGTCGACCCCGTGGAGCTGCGCCGGTACGTCACCGAACTGGACGCCCTCGGCTTCCAGACCCACTTCCACGCCCTCGGCGACCGGGCGGTGCGCGAGGCCCTGGACGCCGTCGAGGCCGCCCGCACCGCCAACGGACACACCGACACCCGGCCCCACCTCGCCCACCTCCAGATCGTCCACCCCGACGACATCCCCCGCTTCCGCGCTCTCGGGGCCACCGCCAACATCCAGCCGCTCTGGGCCGCCCACGAACCGCAGATGGACGAGCTGACCATCCCCTTCCTCGGCGGCGAACGAGCCGCGCTCCAGTACCCGTTCGCCGCATTGCTGCGCTCCGGCGCCACGGTGGCCGCCGGTTCCGACTGGCCGGTCAGCAGCGCCGATCCGCTGCACGGCATCCACACCGCCGTCAACCGCGTCGCACCGGGCGGCGACAGCCCGGTCTTCCTCCCCGAGCAGCGCATCACCCTGACCGAGGCCCTGGCCGCTTACACGGCCGGCTCGGCGTACGTGAACCACCTGGACGACACGGGCAGCATCCGGGCCGGTGCCCTGGCCGACCTGGTGGTCCTGGACCGCGACCTCTACGCCGCACCGCCCGAGGAGATCGCTGAGGCACGGGTCCTGGCGACATATGTGGGCGGCCGCCGGGTGTACGGGGACTGA
- a CDS encoding S-(hydroxymethyl)mycothiol dehydrogenase, whose translation MAQHVQGVIAPGKNEPVRVETIVIPDPGPGEAVVKIQACGVCHTDLHYKQGGINDDFPFLLGHEAAGIVESVGDGVTDVAPGDFVVLNWRAVCGQCRACLRGRPWYCFDTHNAKQKMTLLDGTELSPALGIGAFAEKTLVASGQCTKVDPEVAPEVAGLLGCGVMAGIGAAINTGQVGRGDSVAVIGCGGVGDAAIAGARLAGAAKIIAVDIDDRKLETAKKMGATHTVNSRSSDPVEAIRALTDGNGADVVIEAVGRPETYKQAFYARDLAGTVVLVGVPTPEMQLELPLLDVFGRGGSLKSSWYGDCLPSRDFPMLIDLHQQGRIDLGAFVTETIGLGDIEQAFARMHDGDVLRSVVVF comes from the coding sequence ATGGCGCAGCACGTACAAGGGGTCATCGCACCGGGCAAGAACGAGCCGGTACGGGTCGAGACGATCGTGATTCCGGACCCCGGCCCCGGTGAGGCCGTGGTCAAGATCCAGGCGTGCGGCGTCTGCCACACCGACCTGCACTACAAGCAGGGCGGCATCAACGACGACTTCCCCTTCCTCCTCGGCCACGAGGCCGCGGGCATCGTGGAGTCCGTGGGCGACGGCGTCACCGACGTGGCGCCCGGCGACTTCGTCGTCCTCAACTGGCGTGCCGTGTGCGGACAGTGCCGCGCCTGTCTGCGCGGCCGCCCCTGGTACTGCTTCGACACGCACAACGCGAAGCAGAAGATGACCCTGCTGGACGGCACCGAGCTCTCCCCGGCCCTCGGCATCGGCGCGTTCGCCGAGAAGACCCTCGTCGCCTCCGGCCAGTGCACCAAGGTCGACCCCGAGGTCGCTCCGGAGGTTGCCGGGCTCCTCGGCTGCGGCGTGATGGCGGGCATCGGCGCCGCCATCAACACCGGCCAGGTCGGCCGCGGCGACTCCGTCGCGGTCATCGGCTGCGGCGGTGTCGGCGACGCGGCGATCGCGGGCGCACGGCTGGCCGGCGCGGCGAAGATCATCGCCGTGGACATCGACGACCGCAAGCTGGAGACGGCGAAGAAGATGGGTGCCACGCACACCGTCAACTCCCGCAGCAGCGACCCGGTCGAAGCCATCCGCGCGCTCACCGACGGCAACGGCGCCGATGTCGTCATCGAGGCGGTCGGCCGCCCGGAGACGTACAAGCAGGCCTTCTACGCCCGGGACCTCGCGGGCACCGTCGTCCTCGTCGGCGTCCCCACCCCGGAGATGCAGCTCGAACTCCCGCTCCTGGACGTCTTCGGCCGCGGCGGCTCGCTCAAGTCCTCCTGGTACGGCGACTGCCTGCCCTCGCGCGACTTCCCGATGCTCATCGACCTGCACCAGCAGGGCCGGATCGACCTCGGCGCGTTCGTCACCGAGACCATCGGCCTCGGCGACATCGAGCAGGCCTTCGCCCGGATGCACGACGGAGACGTCCTGCGCTCGGTGGTGGTCTTCTGA
- a CDS encoding MBL fold metallo-hydrolase, producing MTARIDHLVTSGTFALDGGEWDVDNNVWIVGDDTEAVVIDAAHDAAAIEAALGGRTLRAIICTHAHNDHIDAAPALAAATGAPVLLHPDDLPLWKQTHPDRAPDGELTDGQEIRIAGTTLTVLHTPGHAPGAVCLYAPELSTVFTGDTLFQGGPGATGRSFSHFPTIVASIRDRLLALDPATTVRTGHGDSTTIGAEAPQLDEWIARGH from the coding sequence ATGACCGCCCGCATCGACCACCTCGTCACCTCCGGCACCTTCGCCCTCGACGGCGGCGAGTGGGACGTCGACAACAACGTCTGGATCGTCGGCGACGACACCGAGGCAGTCGTCATCGACGCCGCCCACGACGCCGCCGCCATCGAGGCCGCACTCGGCGGCCGTACGCTGCGCGCCATCATCTGCACCCACGCGCACAACGACCACATCGACGCGGCCCCGGCACTCGCCGCCGCCACCGGCGCACCGGTCCTGCTCCACCCCGACGACCTGCCGCTGTGGAAGCAGACCCACCCGGACCGGGCCCCGGACGGCGAACTGACCGACGGCCAGGAGATCCGGATCGCGGGCACGACGCTCACCGTCCTGCACACCCCGGGGCACGCCCCGGGGGCCGTCTGCCTGTACGCCCCCGAGCTGTCCACCGTCTTCACCGGTGACACGCTCTTCCAGGGCGGGCCCGGCGCCACCGGGCGGTCGTTCTCGCACTTCCCGACGATCGTCGCCTCGATCCGGGACCGGCTGCTCGCCCTGGACCCGGCGACCACCGTCCGCACCGGACACGGCGACTCCACGACCATCGGCGCGGAGGCTCCGCAGCTGGACGAGTGGATCGCCCGCGGCCACTGA
- a CDS encoding APC family permease — MSPAALRKSLGVVDGIAIAASSTAATTSIGIGLGVTATAVGLHLPIIMLLAFLPILGIASAYSRLNRVEPNMGSGYVWVGRSLSPWLGFLVGWIGIVSTIVFLAYTTTVTGSALLQLAGESGLHELAGLRLDPDSTAQSTVLGIVVLVAVTFTAVTGLRSAATFQKYLLVFEYAVLLGFCGYGLFAGSQPFSLDWLNPFTIPSFEQLAQGLLLSVFCFWGFESTFSVTEEIKDPQDASKAGLITLFTMLGLFLLGSFAFQRVLPLDELTAHGAQGLTYFGNQLADQPLAALPLIALTLSAVASLQSGVIPTVRGMFAMGRDRTLGPLWTKVSPRYGTPAAGTVAVGCIAAAIAVLSLVIPKVGDLILASVNAIGVVVSIYYALTALAAAARFRGSFRESWSLAVRAVVLPVTSALVLLALGGYLCWTFATSVDHFEVSPDNGWFMLLCPAVILLTGFVAAAWAKWVRKSPYFVTGRSVAPDTLAEPAPGPA, encoded by the coding sequence ATGTCACCGGCGGCCCTGCGCAAGAGCCTCGGTGTGGTCGACGGCATCGCCATCGCGGCCTCGTCGACCGCGGCCACCACCAGCATCGGCATCGGACTGGGCGTCACCGCCACAGCCGTCGGGCTGCACCTCCCGATCATCATGCTGCTCGCCTTCCTGCCGATCCTCGGCATCGCGAGCGCCTACTCCCGGCTCAACAGGGTCGAGCCGAACATGGGCAGCGGCTACGTCTGGGTAGGCCGCTCGCTCAGCCCCTGGCTCGGCTTCCTCGTCGGCTGGATCGGCATCGTCTCCACGATCGTTTTCCTCGCCTACACCACCACCGTCACCGGCTCCGCCCTGCTCCAGCTCGCCGGCGAGAGCGGACTGCACGAACTGGCCGGGCTCCGGCTCGACCCGGACTCCACCGCCCAGTCGACCGTGCTCGGCATCGTCGTCCTGGTCGCCGTCACCTTCACCGCGGTCACCGGCCTGCGGTCGGCCGCCACGTTCCAGAAGTACCTGCTGGTCTTCGAGTACGCCGTCCTGCTCGGCTTCTGCGGATACGGCCTGTTCGCCGGCTCGCAGCCCTTCAGTCTCGACTGGCTCAACCCGTTCACCATCCCCTCCTTCGAGCAGCTCGCCCAGGGGCTGCTGCTCTCCGTCTTCTGCTTCTGGGGATTCGAGTCCACCTTCAGCGTCACCGAGGAGATCAAGGACCCGCAGGACGCCTCCAAGGCCGGGCTCATCACGCTCTTCACGATGCTGGGACTCTTCCTGCTCGGCTCCTTCGCCTTCCAGCGCGTCCTGCCGCTCGACGAGCTGACCGCCCACGGCGCCCAGGGGCTCACCTACTTCGGCAACCAGCTGGCCGACCAGCCGCTCGCCGCCCTCCCGTTGATCGCCCTCACCCTGTCCGCCGTCGCCTCCCTCCAGTCCGGAGTGATCCCGACGGTGCGCGGCATGTTCGCCATGGGCCGCGACCGCACGCTCGGACCCCTGTGGACCAAGGTCAGCCCGCGGTACGGAACACCCGCCGCCGGGACCGTCGCGGTCGGCTGCATCGCCGCCGCCATCGCCGTGCTCTCCCTCGTCATCCCGAAGGTCGGCGACCTCATCCTGGCCTCCGTGAACGCGATCGGGGTCGTCGTCTCGATCTACTACGCCCTCACCGCGCTGGCCGCCGCGGCCCGCTTCCGCGGCTCGTTCCGGGAGAGCTGGTCCCTGGCGGTACGGGCGGTGGTGCTCCCCGTGACCAGTGCGCTCGTCCTGCTCGCGCTCGGCGGATACCTCTGCTGGACCTTCGCCACCTCGGTGGACCACTTCGAGGTCAGCCCGGACAACGGCTGGTTCATGCTCCTGTGCCCGGCCGTCATCCTGCTGACCGGCTTCGTCGCGGCGGCCTGGGCCAAGTGGGTAAGGAAGTCCCCGTACTTCGTCACCGGCCGGTCCGTCGCCCCGGACACCCTCGCGGAACCCGCCCCCGGCCCGGCCTGA
- a CDS encoding rhamnogalacturonan acetylesterase — translation MSPARRTGPALLTAVAAVTALATPAVADAAAAPAPAPTGCTGTAPVVCHFDVAPGTYRVTARIGGAAEGRTTVTAETRRAMLGETPTAAGRQVVRTFTVNVREPEGEPTGASGSPGLDLTFGGPAPLLADLHVTPAPRTPQLFLIGDSTVCDQLGSPYTGWGQELPQYLRAGISVANYADSGESSQTYLDQPQLFPTVRPLIRRGDTVLIQLAHNDKQTTEADYRANLTTMIDAIRAEGGRPVLVTPIVRRWFNTDGTLDNGTALLVNGLGVDLPAQVRLLAAEKDVPLVDLTVLTRQRVEELGPEGSKALYLTDEKRDNTHTSERGATEYAAMVRDALRDQHLLPGRLFR, via the coding sequence ATGTCCCCCGCGCGCAGAACCGGCCCCGCCCTGCTGACCGCCGTGGCAGCCGTGACCGCCCTCGCCACGCCCGCCGTTGCCGACGCGGCAGCGGCGCCCGCCCCCGCGCCCACCGGCTGTACCGGAACCGCCCCCGTGGTCTGCCACTTCGACGTGGCCCCCGGCACCTATCGGGTCACCGCACGCATCGGCGGCGCCGCCGAAGGCCGTACGACGGTCACTGCCGAGACGCGGCGCGCCATGCTCGGCGAGACGCCGACCGCCGCCGGACGGCAGGTGGTTCGTACGTTCACCGTCAATGTGCGCGAGCCCGAGGGGGAGCCCACCGGGGCGAGCGGCAGTCCCGGTCTCGACCTCACCTTCGGGGGGCCGGCCCCTCTCCTCGCGGACCTGCACGTGACCCCGGCGCCGCGCACCCCGCAGTTGTTCCTGATCGGCGACTCGACCGTCTGTGACCAGCTCGGCAGCCCCTACACGGGGTGGGGGCAGGAGCTTCCTCAGTACCTTCGGGCGGGCATATCCGTCGCCAACTACGCCGACTCCGGTGAGAGTTCACAGACGTATCTCGACCAGCCCCAGCTCTTCCCCACGGTCCGCCCGCTGATCCGCCGGGGCGACACCGTGCTCATCCAGCTGGCCCACAACGACAAGCAGACGACCGAGGCGGACTACCGGGCCAACCTCACCACCATGATCGACGCGATCCGTGCCGAGGGCGGGCGCCCCGTGCTGGTCACCCCGATCGTCCGCCGCTGGTTCAACACCGACGGCACTCTGGACAACGGCACCGCGCTCCTGGTCAACGGCCTCGGGGTCGACCTGCCCGCGCAGGTCCGTCTCCTGGCCGCCGAAAAGGACGTGCCGCTCGTCGACCTGACGGTCCTCACCCGTCAACGGGTGGAGGAGCTCGGCCCCGAAGGTTCCAAGGCGCTCTACCTCACCGACGAGAAGCGCGACAACACGCACACCTCCGAACGCGGAGCCACGGAGTACGCCGCCATGGTCCGCGACGCGCTGCGTGACCAGCACCTGCTGCCGGGGCGTCTGTTCCGCTGA
- a CDS encoding pseudouridine synthase — MRGRAKPPPSPLPQRDGVDPVRVRLPEDPEGQWPTVRDHLLARFADAIGAEQVDAMLTGSRFVSVRGAVTGHEPYTAGLHLWFHRDFAPEEPVPFPVGVVYRDEHLVIADKPHFLATTPRGRHITETAVARLRRELGLPLLQPAHRLDRLTAGLVLFVVRPEERGAYQTLFRDRLVRKEYEAVAPYDPSLALPRTVRSRIVKERGVIAAREETGEPNSESRVELVEHRDGLGRYRLLPATGRTHQLRVHMNSLGLPLVHDPVYPVVEAEGAPDDFTHPLQLLARVLEFTDPVTGEPRRFESGLRLSAWPEG; from the coding sequence ATGAGAGGGCGCGCGAAGCCTCCGCCGTCGCCGCTGCCCCAGCGCGACGGGGTCGATCCGGTGCGGGTGCGGCTCCCGGAGGATCCGGAAGGGCAGTGGCCGACGGTTCGCGATCATCTGCTGGCGCGGTTCGCGGACGCGATCGGCGCGGAGCAGGTCGACGCCATGCTGACCGGGAGCCGGTTCGTCTCCGTCCGGGGTGCGGTGACGGGCCACGAGCCGTACACGGCGGGCCTGCATCTCTGGTTCCACCGGGACTTCGCACCGGAGGAGCCGGTCCCCTTCCCGGTCGGCGTGGTGTACCGGGACGAACATCTGGTCATCGCGGACAAGCCGCACTTCCTGGCGACGACGCCGCGCGGCCGGCACATCACCGAGACCGCGGTGGCCCGGCTCCGCCGCGAGCTGGGGCTGCCGCTGCTCCAGCCCGCCCACCGGCTGGACCGGCTGACCGCGGGGCTCGTCCTCTTCGTCGTGCGGCCGGAGGAACGGGGCGCGTACCAGACGCTGTTCCGGGACCGCCTGGTGCGCAAGGAGTACGAGGCGGTGGCACCGTACGATCCCTCGCTGGCACTCCCCCGCACCGTGCGCAGCCGCATCGTGAAGGAGCGCGGGGTGATCGCCGCCCGCGAGGAGACCGGCGAGCCGAACAGCGAGAGCCGCGTCGAGCTGGTGGAGCACCGCGACGGGCTCGGCCGCTACCGGCTACTGCCCGCCACCGGGCGGACGCATCAGCTCCGGGTCCATATGAACAGCCTCGGACTGCCGCTCGTCCATGACCCCGTCTACCCCGTGGTCGAGGCGGAGGGCGCGCCCGACGACTTCACACACCCGCTGCAACTCCTGGCCAGGGTGCTGGAGTTCACTGATCCGGTCACGGGAGAGCCGCGCCGCTTCGAGAGCGGGCTGCGGCTCTCCGCGTGGCCGGAGGGATGA
- a CDS encoding glycoside hydrolase family 2 TIM barrel-domain containing protein, translating to MSRTDTDTLPWYEDPSPASGGLAPRSWCATSDAWRMSLNGEWGFRLSAGAGTEDESFARPGFDASAWGTVAVPGHWVLQGAGGAPAYTNVVYPFPVDPPRVPTENPTGDHLRTFTLPGDRPQDGAFVLRFDGVESSARVWLNGQELGDFKGSRLPHEFAVGDLLNPGENVLAVRVHAWSSGSYLEDQDQWWLPGIFREVTLLHRPDGAPRDFFVHAGYDHREGSGTLRVECEGADGRVLVPELGVDIAAGESVTLPVEPWTAETPRLYDAELVTAGERIPLRIGFRTVVVEDGVIKVNGRRLLFRGVNRHEFDPETGRAVDAQTMRRDLVLMKRHNINAVRTSHYPPHPAFLDLCDELGLWVIDECDLETHGFVDLEWRRNPVDDERWTPALLDRAARMVERDKNHASVIIWSLGNECGSGSGLTAMAEWIRGRDPERLVHYEGDLSCKDVDLYSRMYPTHAEVELIGKRAEEPWGDAELDARRRAMPFIMCEYGHAMGNGPGGLSEYQRLFERYERCQGGFVWEWIDHGFAHPEHGFAYGGDFGEELHDGNFVCDGLLFPDRTPSPGLVEYKKVIEPVRIGPGSAPGSFAVTNGHDFAGLGHLDFVWTREVDGTVVDSGTLTVPELAPGASAEVTPGAAGDGLWTVRAVLAEDTAWAERGHVVAWGQLETGSPATPAPAAGERPARSGGVITLGPGVFDAATGTPVRIGGIPVEGLRLDVWRAPTDNDNGAAWQPDERYGLRWRELGLHRMRHRIDAVEADGDALTVRTRVAPAGWDLGLRTTYRWTAAGDRLGLTVSVVPEGDWRVPLPRLGIRFGLPAAYGGARWFGGGPGEAYPDTRAAAMLGQWQMGVDALQTPYVRPQENGARADVRWAELADTGGSGLRVEGGTPFWFTARRWTSEQLDAAEHLPDLVAGDRVWVNLDHAVQGIGSQSCGPGVLPEHRLDAAPAEFSLVFAPLG from the coding sequence ATGAGCCGCACCGACACCGACACGCTGCCCTGGTACGAGGACCCGAGCCCGGCTTCCGGTGGGCTCGCGCCGCGCTCCTGGTGCGCGACGTCCGATGCCTGGCGGATGTCCCTGAACGGCGAGTGGGGATTCCGGCTCTCCGCCGGGGCCGGAACCGAGGACGAGTCGTTCGCCCGGCCGGGGTTCGACGCCTCGGCGTGGGGGACGGTCGCGGTGCCCGGTCACTGGGTGCTCCAGGGGGCCGGCGGCGCTCCCGCGTACACGAACGTCGTCTATCCCTTCCCCGTCGACCCACCGCGGGTGCCGACCGAGAACCCGACGGGCGACCATCTGCGGACGTTCACCCTGCCGGGTGACCGGCCGCAGGACGGCGCGTTCGTGCTCCGGTTCGACGGTGTGGAATCGAGCGCCCGGGTCTGGCTCAACGGGCAGGAGCTGGGCGACTTCAAGGGATCCCGGCTGCCGCACGAGTTCGCCGTGGGCGATCTGCTGAACCCCGGCGAGAACGTCCTCGCCGTACGGGTGCACGCCTGGTCGTCGGGGAGCTATCTGGAGGACCAGGACCAGTGGTGGCTGCCGGGCATCTTCCGTGAGGTGACTCTGCTCCACCGCCCGGACGGTGCCCCCCGGGACTTCTTCGTGCACGCGGGCTACGACCACCGGGAGGGCTCCGGCACGCTGCGGGTGGAGTGCGAGGGGGCGGACGGCCGGGTCCTGGTGCCCGAGCTGGGTGTCGACATCGCCGCGGGCGAGTCCGTGACCCTGCCGGTCGAGCCGTGGACCGCCGAGACGCCCCGGCTGTACGACGCGGAGCTGGTCACGGCCGGCGAGCGGATCCCGCTGCGGATCGGGTTCCGTACGGTCGTGGTCGAGGACGGCGTCATCAAGGTCAACGGCCGGCGGCTGCTGTTCCGCGGGGTGAACCGGCACGAGTTCGACCCGGAGACGGGCCGGGCCGTCGACGCGCAGACGATGCGGCGCGATCTGGTGCTCATGAAGCGGCACAACATCAACGCCGTACGGACCAGCCACTATCCGCCGCACCCGGCCTTCCTCGACCTGTGCGACGAGCTGGGTCTCTGGGTGATCGACGAGTGCGATCTGGAGACACATGGCTTTGTCGACCTGGAGTGGCGGCGCAACCCGGTCGACGACGAGCGGTGGACCCCCGCGCTGCTCGACCGGGCGGCCCGGATGGTCGAGCGCGACAAGAACCACGCCTCGGTGATCATCTGGTCACTGGGCAACGAGTGCGGTTCGGGCAGCGGCCTGACCGCGATGGCCGAGTGGATCAGGGGGCGTGACCCGGAGCGGCTGGTGCACTACGAGGGCGACCTCTCCTGCAAGGACGTCGATCTGTACTCGCGGATGTATCCGACGCACGCCGAGGTCGAACTCATCGGCAAGCGTGCGGAGGAGCCCTGGGGTGACGCGGAACTCGACGCCCGGCGGCGGGCGATGCCCTTCATCATGTGCGAGTACGGGCACGCCATGGGCAACGGGCCGGGCGGCCTGAGCGAGTACCAGCGGCTCTTCGAGCGGTACGAGCGCTGCCAGGGCGGCTTCGTCTGGGAGTGGATCGATCACGGCTTCGCCCATCCGGAGCACGGCTTCGCCTACGGCGGGGACTTCGGCGAGGAGCTGCACGACGGCAACTTCGTCTGCGACGGGCTGCTCTTCCCGGACCGTACGCCCTCCCCCGGGCTCGTCGAGTACAAGAAGGTCATCGAGCCGGTGCGGATCGGCCCGGGTTCGGCGCCCGGTTCGTTCGCGGTCACCAACGGCCACGACTTCGCCGGGCTGGGGCACCTGGACTTCGTCTGGACCCGCGAGGTGGACGGAACGGTCGTCGACTCGGGCACCCTGACGGTGCCGGAGCTGGCACCGGGCGCCTCGGCGGAGGTGACACCCGGCGCCGCGGGCGACGGCCTGTGGACGGTACGGGCCGTGCTCGCCGAGGACACCGCCTGGGCCGAACGCGGGCACGTGGTGGCGTGGGGCCAGCTGGAGACGGGCTCACCGGCCACCCCGGCGCCTGCGGCCGGTGAGCGGCCCGCACGGTCCGGCGGCGTGATCACCCTCGGACCGGGCGTCTTCGACGCGGCGACCGGGACTCCGGTGCGCATCGGGGGCATTCCGGTGGAGGGGCTGCGGCTGGACGTGTGGCGGGCGCCCACTGACAACGACAACGGGGCGGCCTGGCAGCCGGACGAGCGGTACGGGCTGCGCTGGCGGGAGCTGGGGCTGCACCGGATGCGGCACCGGATCGACGCGGTCGAGGCGGACGGGGACGCGCTGACGGTACGGACCCGGGTGGCGCCGGCGGGCTGGGACCTGGGGCTGCGCACCACGTACCGGTGGACGGCCGCCGGGGACCGGCTCGGGCTGACGGTGTCCGTGGTGCCGGAGGGCGACTGGCGGGTGCCGCTGCCCCGGCTCGGCATCCGGTTCGGGCTGCCCGCGGCGTACGGCGGTGCGCGTTGGTTCGGCGGCGGGCCGGGTGAGGCGTATCCGGACACCCGGGCCGCCGCGATGCTCGGGCAGTGGCAGATGGGGGTGGACGCGCTCCAGACCCCGTACGTCAGGCCTCAGGAGAACGGGGCCCGGGCCGACGTCCGATGGGCGGAGCTGGCGGACACCGGCGGTTCGGGGCTGCGGGTGGAGGGCGGTACGCCGTTCTGGTTCACCGCGCGGCGCTGGACGAGCGAGCAGCTGGACGCGGCGGAGCACCTGCCGGATCTGGTGGCCGGGGACCGCGTCTGGGTCAACCTCGACCACGCGGTGCAGGGCATCGGCTCGCAGTCCTGCGGGCCGGGCGTGCTGCCGGAGCACCGGCTCGATGCGGCGCCGGCGGAGTTCTCGTTGGTGTTCGCCCCGCTGGGCTGA